In a genomic window of Weissella tructae:
- the rbsK gene encoding ribokinase — MAKTVSVFGSTNIDKVVPVVRFGNSGETLHTPNPMVEAMGGKGLNQGVAAARSGAKTHMITKVGQEFDVSKNMNVENLETEHVMRSETAETGQAYITVSSETGDNIIYIYGGANADIKPDELHDHADAIAESDFLIAQLETPMETVIEAFKIAREKGVKTILNPAPMPEVGGLPAELLNLTDIIVPNEHETFLLTGIEVTDEHSMIHNAAYYFERGIDTVIITIGSAGSFYMRDNGAQGIVPAFKVAAVDTTAAGDTFIGAVASRLDTDLGNLAEAMRFGSAASSITVSRPGAQPSIPTEAEVLEKLANN; from the coding sequence ATGGCAAAGACAGTTTCAGTTTTTGGATCAACGAACATTGATAAGGTAGTTCCAGTTGTACGCTTTGGGAATAGCGGTGAAACATTACACACGCCAAATCCTATGGTTGAAGCAATGGGTGGTAAGGGATTGAATCAAGGTGTTGCAGCTGCACGTTCTGGTGCAAAGACACACATGATTACAAAAGTTGGCCAAGAATTCGACGTTTCAAAGAACATGAATGTTGAAAACTTGGAAACAGAACATGTAATGCGTTCAGAAACAGCAGAAACTGGACAAGCATATATTACTGTATCTTCAGAAACTGGAGATAACATTATCTACATTTACGGTGGCGCTAACGCTGACATTAAGCCAGACGAATTGCATGATCATGCTGATGCTATTGCAGAATCAGATTTCTTGATTGCACAATTAGAAACACCAATGGAAACAGTTATTGAAGCCTTCAAGATCGCACGTGAAAAAGGGGTTAAGACAATTTTGAACCCTGCACCAATGCCAGAAGTAGGTGGACTGCCTGCTGAATTGTTGAACTTAACAGATATCATCGTGCCAAATGAACATGAAACATTCTTGTTGACTGGTATTGAAGTGACTGATGAACACTCAATGATTCACAACGCTGCTTATTACTTCGAACGTGGTATTGATACTGTGATCATTACAATCGGATCAGCGGGATCATTCTACATGCGTGATAACGGAGCGCAAGGAATCGTGCCAGCCTTTAAGGTTGCTGCAGTAGATACAACTGCTGCAGGAGACACATTCATTGGGGCGGTGGCATCACGTTTGGATACAGATCTAGGCAACTTGGCTGAAGCAATGCGCTTTGGATCAGCTGCGTCATCAATCACTGTGTCACGTCCAGGTGCACAACCAAGTATTCCAACTGAAGCTGAAGTACTTGAAAAGCTAGCAAACAACTAA
- a CDS encoding GRP family sugar transporter: MNIVGLLFAGLAIIGWGAYPTLVSKIGGSPIQAIFGATWGTLLVAIVLALSCGLAMPTGANFWLALVSGAAWAFGNVLTIQAFRLRDDEGNELGSAKAMPISTAFQITANVLWGVIMLGNWPSTTSRAIGAVAVIAVLIGAYLTTYQQHKTQGNKGLLLKAMGVLLIAQVGYSLYGILPQYTQNTDGLHLFLPQAIGMALFGLALGLFETMKNNDNIFAKKQTYLQLISGLFFAMAALGYLVSAQPAMLGLATGFVLSQVSIVFATVSGILVMGVYKTKKEWLVIGAGLLMIVVGASITAFL; encoded by the coding sequence ATGAACATAGTGGGATTACTATTTGCGGGATTAGCGATTATCGGTTGGGGGGCTTACCCCACGTTAGTTTCTAAGATTGGTGGATCACCAATTCAAGCAATCTTTGGGGCTACTTGGGGAACATTGTTGGTTGCGATTGTCTTGGCATTAAGCTGTGGACTAGCAATGCCAACTGGAGCTAACTTTTGGCTAGCGCTTGTGTCTGGGGCGGCATGGGCATTCGGTAATGTGTTGACGATTCAAGCATTCCGTTTACGTGATGATGAAGGGAATGAACTAGGTTCAGCGAAAGCGATGCCGATTTCAACGGCCTTTCAAATTACAGCCAATGTGCTTTGGGGTGTGATTATGCTAGGTAACTGGCCATCAACAACATCACGTGCAATCGGTGCAGTTGCGGTTATCGCGGTGCTTATTGGGGCTTATCTAACCACATACCAACAACATAAGACGCAAGGGAACAAGGGATTGCTATTGAAGGCAATGGGTGTTCTATTGATTGCGCAAGTTGGATACTCATTGTACGGAATTTTGCCACAATATACACAAAATACCGATGGGCTACACTTGTTCTTGCCACAAGCAATTGGTATGGCGTTGTTTGGACTAGCATTAGGATTGTTTGAGACAATGAAGAACAACGACAATATCTTTGCAAAGAAGCAAACATACTTGCAACTAATCTCAGGATTGTTCTTCGCTATGGCAGCTTTGGGATACCTAGTGTCTGCACAACCAGCTATGCTTGGATTAGCAACTGGATTCGTGTTGTCACAAGTATCAATTGTATTCGCGACTGTTTCAGGAATTTTGGTAATGGGCGTTTACAAGACAAAGAAGGAATGGCTAGTTATTGGTGCTGGATTGCTTATGATTGTGGTAGGTGCCTCAATTACAGCGTTCCTATAA
- a CDS encoding mechanosensitive ion channel family protein, whose translation MQNVVMNWIEENMMFVSGIEAISIIIGGWFLGKYVVRWVYRAVLNRLDEKRMVAKLLTALIVPTSWLIYLTSFWIAAYTLQLPKGVMVIIGKLAITILAILIGVTFYRVVPALFGAVNKVGNHLDVDIDELVSPFMTHILQATVVIIDFFVVFAIWGINVGALFTGVGLAGLAVSMAAQDQIRNLLGGVVIITEKPFTIGDKIQSPSVLGVVEDITFRSTRLRTPNGDLQVVPNATLSNEPIENLSRVDVPHVTLHFLLKNDTTKPQIDKLFTSILSFLREDDRFMAKHMEYDVSVSEITSEGIKISVNGPLSEIGANNVGKTKNDLNIAILNLVETQGLHFA comes from the coding sequence ATGCAAAATGTGGTAATGAATTGGATTGAAGAGAACATGATGTTTGTGAGTGGTATTGAAGCCATTAGCATCATTATTGGTGGGTGGTTTTTAGGGAAGTATGTTGTTCGTTGGGTGTATCGCGCAGTTTTGAACCGTCTAGATGAGAAGCGCATGGTGGCTAAACTTCTGACGGCTTTAATTGTACCGACATCATGGTTGATCTATTTGACGAGTTTTTGGATAGCAGCCTATACATTGCAATTGCCAAAGGGCGTTATGGTGATTATTGGTAAGCTTGCTATTACGATTCTAGCGATTTTGATTGGTGTGACATTTTATCGTGTGGTGCCAGCGCTATTTGGTGCAGTCAACAAGGTGGGAAACCATTTAGATGTTGATATTGATGAATTGGTATCACCTTTTATGACGCATATTCTACAAGCCACAGTTGTGATTATTGATTTCTTCGTTGTTTTTGCGATTTGGGGTATTAATGTTGGGGCGTTATTTACAGGAGTTGGTCTAGCTGGTCTAGCTGTATCGATGGCCGCACAAGATCAAATTCGTAACTTGTTAGGTGGGGTTGTTATTATCACTGAAAAGCCGTTTACCATTGGCGATAAAATTCAATCACCATCTGTTCTAGGTGTTGTTGAAGATATTACATTCCGATCAACGCGTTTGCGAACACCAAACGGTGATTTACAAGTTGTGCCGAATGCAACATTGTCTAATGAGCCGATTGAAAACTTGTCGCGTGTTGACGTGCCGCATGTTACATTACATTTCTTATTGAAAAACGACACAACTAAGCCTCAAATTGATAAATTGTTCACGTCAATTTTATCTTTCTTGCGTGAAGATGACCGCTTTATGGCTAAGCATATGGAATATGATGTGAGTGTTTCTGAGATTACATCAGAGGGAATTAAGATTTCAGTTAATGGGCCTTTGTCAGAAATAGGTGCTAATAACGTTGGTAAGACAAAAAATGATTTAAATATTGCAATTTTGAACCTTGTTGAGACGCAAGGATTGCACTTTGCTTAA
- the rbsD gene encoding D-ribose pyranase has translation MRKTNLLNTELSNAISEIGHTQWLTIGDAGLPILNDGRKIDLSVIRGLPSFIDVLAATLSEMKVQKVYLAEEIKTENPEQLAAIEALLDDDVVIAWVNHDDLKAMSRDENNIATVRTGEVTPYSNIVLESNVDFLGEAVK, from the coding sequence ATGCGTAAGACAAATCTATTAAACACAGAATTATCAAATGCTATTTCAGAAATTGGGCACACACAATGGCTAACAATTGGTGACGCCGGATTGCCTATTTTGAATGATGGTCGCAAGATTGACCTATCTGTTATTCGTGGATTGCCAAGCTTCATTGATGTTTTGGCAGCAACACTATCTGAAATGAAGGTCCAAAAGGTTTACCTTGCGGAAGAAATTAAGACTGAAAACCCAGAACAATTAGCAGCGATTGAAGCCTTGTTGGATGACGATGTTGTCATCGCTTGGGTTAACCATGACGATTTGAAGGCAATGAGCCGTGATGAAAACAATATTGCGACTGTACGTACAGGTGAAGTAACACCGTACTCAAACATTGTGTTGGAATCAAACGTTGACTTCCTTGGAGAAGCCGTTAAATAA
- a CDS encoding glucose-6-phosphate isomerase: MATLKFDATKLAPFVREEELDLIQPLVTVADQSLRNGTGAGSDYLGWIDLPVNYDKDEFARIKQAAQKIKEDSEVLVVIGIGGSYLGARAVNDFLSDYFENSYDNADRTVPQVVFAGNSISPQYLNSLVRMIGDRSFSINVISKSGTTTEPAIAFRVFKELLEKKYGEEEARKRIYATTDAQKGALKTMADEEGYEEFVVPDSIGGRFSVLTAVGLLPIAAAGHDIDALMAGAAQAREDFQNPDVKQNDAYAYAAYRNILYRKGYTTELLINYEPTLQQFAEWWKQLQGESEGKDGKGIFPASGNFSTDLHSFGQYIQDGRRNLFETLIRVSEVKEDVVIPASDADDGLSYLEGKTMGFVNRMASEGTLLAHVDGGVPNMVVELDEQNEFALGYMIYFFEIAVGISGYLNGVNPFDQPGVEAYKKNMFALLGKPGFEEITAELRARL, from the coding sequence ATGGCAACACTTAAATTTGATGCAACAAAGTTAGCACCCTTCGTTCGTGAAGAAGAGTTGGACTTGATTCAACCTTTGGTCACTGTGGCTGACCAATCATTGCGTAATGGAACTGGCGCAGGTTCAGACTACCTAGGGTGGATTGACTTGCCTGTAAACTACGACAAGGATGAATTTGCTCGTATTAAGCAAGCAGCACAAAAAATCAAGGAAGATTCTGAAGTTCTGGTTGTTATCGGAATTGGTGGATCATACCTTGGTGCCCGTGCCGTGAATGACTTTTTGAGCGATTACTTTGAAAACTCTTACGACAATGCTGACCGTACAGTGCCGCAAGTTGTTTTCGCTGGAAACTCAATCTCACCACAATACTTGAACTCATTGGTTCGTATGATTGGTGACCGTAGCTTCTCAATTAACGTTATTTCTAAGTCAGGAACTACAACAGAACCTGCTATTGCATTCCGTGTATTCAAGGAATTGCTTGAAAAGAAGTATGGTGAAGAAGAAGCACGTAAGCGTATCTACGCAACAACTGACGCCCAAAAGGGTGCGTTGAAGACAATGGCCGATGAAGAAGGATACGAAGAATTCGTTGTTCCGGACAGCATCGGTGGTCGTTTCTCAGTATTGACTGCTGTTGGACTATTGCCAATCGCAGCAGCTGGTCACGATATTGACGCTTTGATGGCTGGTGCCGCTCAAGCGCGTGAAGACTTCCAAAACCCAGATGTTAAGCAAAACGATGCTTACGCATACGCTGCTTACCGTAACATCTTGTACCGTAAGGGATACACAACAGAATTGTTGATCAATTACGAACCAACATTGCAACAATTTGCAGAATGGTGGAAGCAATTGCAAGGTGAATCAGAAGGTAAGGATGGTAAGGGAATCTTCCCAGCATCAGGAAACTTCTCAACTGACTTGCACTCATTTGGACAATACATCCAAGATGGACGTCGTAACTTGTTCGAAACTTTGATCCGTGTTTCTGAAGTTAAGGAAGATGTTGTTATCCCTGCTTCAGACGCAGATGATGGATTGTCATACCTAGAAGGTAAGACAATGGGATTCGTTAACCGTATGGCATCAGAAGGAACATTGTTGGCCCACGTTGATGGTGGTGTGCCTAACATGGTTGTTGAACTTGACGAACAAAACGAATTCGCCTTGGGATACATGATTTACTTCTTCGAAATTGCGGTTGGAATTTCAGGTTACTTGAACGGGGTTAACCCATTTGACCAACCTGGTGTTGAAGCCTACAAGAAGAACATGTTTGCATTGCTAGGAAAGCCTGGTTTCGAAGAAATCACAGCTGAATTGCGTGCACGTTTGTAA
- a CDS encoding flavodoxin domain-containing protein has translation MQIKIYYVSVMGTNRVLAEEMAEYLRTDNTVTLDEMNNVDIFSVNKENTDLLILVPYTFNYGEIPLEALDFYDDLEDVTLEGVKTWVVGTGDSTYGGSSFAKSVDIFTERCAGKGEMAAPSLKLDMYPWADTRATVQSALDGMTK, from the coding sequence ATGCAGATTAAAATTTATTACGTTTCCGTGATGGGAACGAATCGGGTATTAGCGGAAGAAATGGCGGAGTACTTACGTACAGACAATACTGTGACGTTAGATGAAATGAACAATGTCGATATTTTCTCAGTGAATAAAGAAAATACGGATTTGTTGATCTTGGTACCATATACATTTAATTATGGTGAAATTCCATTGGAAGCATTGGATTTTTATGATGATCTGGAAGATGTAACGCTAGAAGGTGTGAAGACTTGGGTTGTGGGGACTGGGGACAGCACATATGGTGGAAGTAGTTTTGCTAAATCAGTGGATATCTTTACAGAACGCTGTGCTGGTAAGGGTGAAATGGCCGCACCAAGTTTGAAACTAGATATGTATCCATGGGCTGACACACGTGCGACAGTACAATCTGCTTTAGATGGCATGACAAAGTAA
- a CDS encoding GRP family sugar transporter, with amino-acid sequence MSILIALIPALAWGSIGIVTTKMGGTAAQGTLGMTFGALLFALATFFGFVLPTYGLEFAMNPRIWTVGFISGMAWAVGTAGQFVAFKKLGVSVGNPLSTAGQIVMNALLAASLLGEWTSPKMWLFGLIAIVAIAGGAVLTALPDPDTKSDDAQETQWASGGIALILSTIGYMMYFIVPNLLRSVGFITEDIAGSGLAYMTGIVGPQAIGQVLGAFIVVIFFMKEGKTMFEIGTWRNMVTGLVWGIGNLFMFISAVNPEVGQATAATFSQLGVIVGTFGGIYILGEKKTKRQMGMIVIGTILIVVGAIVISNLGMFK; translated from the coding sequence ATGTCAATTTTGATTGCGCTGATTCCGGCTTTGGCTTGGGGATCAATTGGAATTGTTACAACTAAGATGGGTGGAACTGCCGCCCAAGGAACATTGGGGATGACTTTTGGAGCATTGCTATTTGCTCTTGCAACATTCTTCGGATTTGTTCTACCAACATACGGTCTTGAATTTGCGATGAACCCTCGCATCTGGACTGTTGGATTTATTTCTGGAATGGCCTGGGCTGTGGGTACAGCTGGTCAATTCGTTGCCTTTAAGAAGTTGGGTGTGTCTGTTGGTAACCCACTTTCAACAGCTGGTCAAATCGTGATGAACGCTTTGCTTGCTGCTTCATTGTTGGGTGAATGGACTTCACCTAAGATGTGGTTGTTTGGATTGATCGCGATTGTTGCGATTGCTGGTGGAGCCGTATTGACTGCCTTGCCAGACCCAGACACAAAGTCAGATGATGCGCAAGAAACACAATGGGCAAGTGGTGGAATTGCTTTGATTCTATCAACAATCGGTTACATGATGTACTTCATCGTGCCAAACCTATTGCGTAGTGTTGGCTTCATTACTGAAGACATCGCAGGTTCAGGATTGGCTTACATGACTGGTATCGTTGGACCACAAGCTATTGGACAAGTATTGGGTGCCTTCATCGTTGTTATTTTCTTCATGAAGGAAGGAAAGACAATGTTCGAAATTGGAACATGGCGTAACATGGTTACTGGACTTGTTTGGGGAATCGGAAACTTGTTCATGTTCATCTCAGCTGTTAACCCTGAAGTTGGGCAAGCAACTGCCGCAACATTCTCACAACTTGGTGTGATTGTTGGAACATTCGGTGGAATTTACATTCTTGGTGAAAAGAAGACAAAGCGTCAAATGGGAATGATTGTTATCGGAACAATCTTGATCGTTGTGGGTGCTATTGTGATTTCTAACTTGGGAATGTTCAAGTAA
- a CDS encoding DMT family transporter: MAWIYLTFAGVFEVVWATTLKLSDGFSKLNYTALTIVGMGLSFWLLSQATKTLPLSTAYPIWTGIGAVGAVIVGYIYFGDNIAPMTWLFIGLLLISILGIKMTSGH; encoded by the coding sequence ATGGCATGGATTTATTTAACATTCGCAGGGGTATTTGAAGTTGTTTGGGCTACCACATTAAAACTAAGTGATGGCTTTTCAAAATTGAACTATACCGCTTTGACAATCGTTGGGATGGGATTGAGTTTTTGGTTGCTATCTCAAGCAACAAAAACACTCCCTTTAAGTACCGCTTATCCAATTTGGACAGGAATCGGCGCTGTTGGAGCTGTTATCGTTGGATATATTTACTTCGGTGATAACATTGCCCCAATGACTTGGCTTTTCATTGGATTACTACTAATTAGTATCCTTGGTATTAAAATGACCAGTGGGCATTAA
- a CDS encoding GGDEF domain-containing protein, with amino-acid sequence MLDLIDEIFSFGLVIFLILSTIFSLVFTTKLSQKIPEKTRLWLMYPLYFGFTYVIVSLTHATLGIVMLTYVPALVAIIFDDFIVAVVVSLVKPVITLAFLYLVYPNEIHNLMMSFEISWLTLAAVMMLFRQWGNHAWTYYVAAIVLALLEDELGLIGPTFSLGIAVLTIASYIAVVSFMLYLNKHLISDEEAYLAELNIDPLTGLFNLRAFKDDLDTVNTTVDHDEYLLLIMDLDKFKELNDTLGHDVGNHVLKAVGDKTNELLGMNFPESDFKVYRFGGEELICVIKNRGNICRLAAQIAHLFNELNEELSQYTRDTHEMGVSFSAGVSSNVWNEFDHDETFKHADNLLYQAKRAGGQQIILDDKAISCADCDRYKTGIITIK; translated from the coding sequence GTGTTAGATTTAATAGACGAGATTTTTAGTTTTGGACTAGTGATCTTTTTGATTCTGAGTACTATTTTTTCACTAGTCTTTACAACTAAATTGAGTCAAAAGATTCCAGAGAAAACACGACTGTGGTTAATGTATCCACTATATTTTGGTTTTACATATGTGATTGTGTCTTTGACACACGCAACATTAGGTATTGTGATGCTGACATATGTGCCTGCATTAGTGGCAATCATCTTTGATGATTTTATCGTTGCGGTCGTGGTTTCATTGGTAAAACCAGTGATTACATTGGCGTTTTTGTATTTAGTCTATCCAAATGAGATTCATAATTTGATGATGTCATTTGAAATTAGCTGGTTAACATTGGCTGCGGTGATGATGCTGTTTAGACAATGGGGAAATCATGCTTGGACATATTATGTTGCAGCGATTGTATTAGCCTTGCTGGAAGATGAATTAGGCTTAATTGGGCCTACATTTTCGTTAGGGATTGCAGTGCTCACAATAGCAAGTTACATTGCCGTTGTGTCGTTTATGTTGTACTTAAACAAGCATTTGATTTCGGATGAAGAGGCGTATCTAGCTGAATTGAACATTGATCCATTAACCGGATTATTTAATTTACGAGCATTCAAGGACGATTTGGATACCGTGAATACAACTGTTGATCATGATGAATATCTCTTGTTGATTATGGATTTGGATAAATTTAAAGAATTAAACGATACATTAGGGCATGATGTGGGGAATCATGTTCTGAAGGCTGTTGGGGATAAAACCAATGAACTGTTGGGGATGAATTTTCCGGAAAGTGATTTTAAAGTCTATCGTTTTGGTGGAGAAGAATTAATCTGTGTGATTAAAAATCGTGGTAATATTTGCCGTTTAGCTGCGCAAATTGCACATTTGTTTAATGAATTGAATGAAGAATTAAGCCAATACACACGAGACACGCACGAAATGGGCGTTAGCTTCTCGGCGGGTGTATCTAGTAATGTATGGAATGAATTTGATCATGATGAAACATTTAAGCATGCAGATAATCTGTTATATCAAGCGAAGCGTGCTGGTGGACAACAGATTATTCTAGATGATAAGGCTATTTCATGTGCTGATTGTGATCGTTACAAAACGGGTATTATAACAATAAAATAG
- the efp gene encoding elongation factor P, with translation MATIGMNDLKTGLTILYNNSIWRVLEFQHVKPGKGAAFVRSKLKNLRSGAVNEVTFRPGDKFETAAIISEDMQYLYAEGDAHVFMNTETYDQFSIPEDQIKDALKFMLENMVVKVTSYEGEILDVEVPKTVELTVAETQPGIKGATANGGGKPATMETGVTVTVPDFINIGDKLIINTDDGGSYSSRA, from the coding sequence ATGGCAACTATTGGTATGAATGATTTGAAGACTGGCTTGACAATTTTGTATAACAACTCAATTTGGCGTGTTTTGGAATTCCAACACGTTAAGCCAGGTAAGGGAGCTGCCTTTGTGCGCTCAAAGTTGAAGAACTTGCGTTCTGGAGCCGTTAACGAAGTGACTTTCCGTCCAGGAGATAAGTTCGAAACTGCTGCAATTATCAGTGAAGACATGCAATACTTGTACGCCGAAGGTGACGCACACGTATTCATGAACACTGAAACTTACGACCAATTCTCAATCCCAGAAGACCAAATTAAGGATGCTTTGAAGTTCATGTTGGAAAACATGGTCGTTAAGGTTACTTCTTACGAAGGTGAAATCTTGGATGTTGAAGTTCCAAAGACAGTTGAATTGACTGTTGCTGAAACACAACCAGGAATTAAGGGTGCGACTGCCAACGGTGGTGGAAAGCCAGCAACAATGGAAACTGGTGTTACAGTTACTGTTCCTGACTTCATCAACATTGGTGACAAGTTGATCATTAACACTGATGATGGTGGATCATACTCATCACGTGCCTAA
- a CDS encoding GGDEF domain-containing protein, with amino-acid sequence MAGAVEEFIIYCIFMLFVMSTVFTLVFVTTLDDEIVSERFRSRLMLPLYIGYTYLIASLTGNAFGLVMMAYIPALIATIFSDWRTASLVAFMKPLENVLYLKTAYGWEEIPNIWMSVLISWIALILLIVLFQKFGKSRIFYIAIAIGFGALENLQSAFYPRDVSAMYSEQIVNVLSYVAIVWFALMLKDRLVRYENKMTDELLRDPLTNVYNLKAFNEDKVDEEKFSGYALGVMDIDKFKRLNDTLGHTAGNEIIQLTADTLLATLKTQYQTGEYKVYRFGGEEFIVVVLLEDNISAGMLKFQDVLTTANGVLTEKTTEQFDTPVAFSGGITSRLITEPRYSAFRRADVLLYEMKNNTPGIIAIDGEVDA; translated from the coding sequence ATGGCGGGTGCCGTTGAAGAATTTATAATTTACTGTATATTCATGCTGTTTGTAATGAGTACAGTGTTTACACTAGTTTTTGTTACTACCTTAGATGATGAAATTGTATCAGAACGATTCCGAAGTCGTTTGATGCTTCCTCTTTACATAGGGTATACATATTTGATTGCCTCATTGACAGGTAACGCATTCGGATTAGTTATGATGGCGTATATTCCAGCATTGATTGCGACAATCTTTTCTGATTGGCGGACCGCTAGTTTGGTAGCTTTCATGAAGCCGTTGGAAAATGTTTTATATTTGAAAACAGCCTATGGTTGGGAAGAGATTCCAAATATTTGGATGTCTGTACTGATTAGTTGGATTGCCTTGATTCTGTTAATTGTTTTATTTCAGAAATTTGGTAAATCAAGAATATTTTACATTGCAATTGCCATTGGTTTTGGTGCGCTAGAAAACTTGCAGTCCGCATTTTATCCACGAGATGTATCGGCAATGTATTCCGAGCAGATAGTTAACGTTTTGAGTTATGTGGCGATTGTCTGGTTTGCATTGATGTTAAAAGATCGCTTAGTACGTTATGAGAACAAAATGACGGATGAATTATTACGCGATCCATTAACGAACGTATACAATCTAAAAGCGTTCAATGAAGATAAGGTTGATGAAGAAAAGTTTAGTGGCTATGCATTAGGTGTCATGGACATTGATAAGTTTAAGCGATTAAATGATACTTTGGGGCATACTGCTGGAAACGAAATTATTCAATTAACGGCGGATACATTATTAGCGACGCTAAAAACGCAGTATCAAACAGGTGAGTATAAGGTATATCGTTTTGGTGGAGAAGAATTTATCGTAGTGGTGTTATTAGAAGATAATATCTCTGCAGGAATGCTAAAGTTCCAAGACGTATTAACAACAGCCAATGGTGTCCTGACAGAAAAAACAACTGAGCAATTTGATACGCCAGTCGCGTTTTCTGGAGGAATTACCAGTCGATTGATTACAGAACCACGTTATTCTGCATTCCGTCGTGCGGATGTCTTGTTGTATGAAATGAAAAATAATACACCGGGAATAATTGCTATAGACGGTGAAGTAGACGCATAA
- a CDS encoding NADPH-dependent FMN reductase, translating to MTKYGVLVGSLRKGSFSEGVARALVAGLPADAEVTFLPIRDLPLYDQDYDMDSPKSYVEFRETVAAQDAFIIATPEHNRNVPAALKNALDIASRPWGENVWAGKPVLPASQSIAGLGGALANHSLKQTLGFLDMNIMQQPELYIGNTPELANENGEITNEGTASFLAGVAADFDAFVQKNK from the coding sequence ATGACTAAATATGGCGTACTTGTAGGTTCACTACGTAAGGGTTCATTTTCAGAAGGTGTAGCACGTGCTTTGGTTGCAGGATTGCCTGCTGATGCTGAAGTTACTTTCCTACCTATCCGTGATCTACCACTTTACGACCAAGACTACGACATGGACTCACCTAAGAGCTATGTTGAATTCCGTGAAACAGTTGCTGCACAAGATGCATTCATCATCGCAACACCTGAACACAACCGTAATGTTCCTGCTGCATTGAAGAATGCTTTGGACATTGCTTCACGTCCTTGGGGAGAAAATGTTTGGGCTGGTAAGCCAGTATTGCCTGCTTCACAATCAATCGCCGGTCTTGGTGGTGCACTTGCAAACCACTCATTGAAGCAAACACTTGGTTTCTTGGACATGAACATCATGCAACAACCTGAACTATACATCGGAAACACACCTGAACTAGCTAACGAAAACGGTGAAATCACAAACGAAGGAACTGCATCATTCCTTGCCGGTGTTGCTGCAGACTTTGATGCCTTTGTTCAAAAGAACAAGTAA
- a CDS encoding DUF4231 domain-containing protein, producing the protein MTNTAEMFNKFETGIKQVEKRYKFYVHLNSWISMLSIVLSSSIPILISMAESQVHLLLVVSIFSALITLLQTFKSTFSLSDKIQRLGVVVAELKKEQLLLMTRTAPYTGTDEENMHHFVTKISDNAEEFIQHLEADNN; encoded by the coding sequence ATGACAAATACTGCAGAAATGTTTAATAAGTTTGAGACAGGGATTAAGCAAGTAGAAAAGCGCTACAAATTTTACGTGCATCTGAATTCTTGGATTTCAATGTTGAGTATTGTTTTGTCATCAAGTATTCCGATTTTAATTAGTATGGCTGAAAGCCAAGTACATCTGTTGCTGGTTGTTTCCATCTTTTCAGCGCTGATTACATTACTACAAACGTTTAAATCAACATTCAGCCTATCTGATAAGATTCAACGTTTGGGTGTTGTGGTGGCCGAATTAAAGAAAGAACAATTATTGCTAATGACACGTACTGCACCGTATACAGGTACGGATGAAGAGAATATGCACCACTTTGTGACTAAGATTTCTGATAATGCAGAAGAATTTATTCAACACTTAGAAGCAGATAATAATTAA